The following are encoded in a window of Solidesulfovibrio magneticus RS-1 genomic DNA:
- a CDS encoding DUF2290 domain-containing protein encodes MKDSLFYPQINECNNFLKEIGLLKEYFPNQSSPRNPGAFFRGLDYEKYWTEVYRRYYYTFYLEDNSLICFENKINGDDDYVCFTYLECPYAGDTYPNFLENLGGSYESDGDAFKAEYEQYICEQGIKQHVTPIRYEYRPDQHNPGIHPASHLHIGFRNDIRLGCGILFTPVMFVLFIVRQTYPILWQSMLSKGGSPLAERECRNLSLVNTIYLHDHDKYEPYLLPH; translated from the coding sequence AAATCAATGAGTGCAACAATTTCTTAAAAGAGATTGGATTGCTTAAAGAGTATTTCCCGAACCAATCATCTCCTCGCAATCCCGGCGCATTCTTTAGGGGGTTAGACTATGAAAAATATTGGACAGAAGTATATAGGCGCTATTATTATACGTTTTACCTTGAGGACAACTCTCTTATATGCTTTGAAAACAAGATAAACGGGGATGATGATTATGTGTGTTTTACATACCTAGAGTGCCCGTATGCTGGTGATACTTATCCAAATTTTCTTGAAAACCTAGGAGGCTCATATGAATCTGACGGAGATGCTTTTAAGGCTGAATATGAGCAATACATTTGTGAACAGGGAATAAAACAGCATGTCACCCCTATACGATATGAATATCGTCCCGACCAACACAATCCAGGAATACATCCTGCATCACATTTGCATATAGGTTTTAGAAATGACATTCGACTTGGTTGCGGAATACTATTTACGCCAGTAATGTTTGTTCTTTTCATTGTTAGACAGACATACCCTATACTCTGGCAGTCCATGCTGTCTAAAGGAGGGAGCCCTCTTGCGGAGAGAGAATGCCGAAACCTTTCTTTAGTTAATACAATATACTTGCACGATCATGATAAATACGAACCATACCTTCTTCCTCACTAG